In the Streptomyces cinnamoneus genome, TGACCTCGGTCCGCCAGTCCTGCGACAGCAGCAGGTCGATGGAGGCGTTGGCGATCGCGCAGGCCAGCGGGTTGCCCATGAACGTCGGGCCGTGGGCCAGCACCGGCACCTCGCCCGAGCTGATGCCCTCCGCCACCCGAGGGGTGCACAGCGTCGCCGCCAGCGTCACGTAACCGCCGGTCAGCGCCTTGCCGAGGCACATCACGTCCGGGGTGACCCGCGCGTGGTCCGCCGCGAAGAGCTCGCCGGTGCGGCCGAAGCCCGTCGCGATCTCGTCGAACACCAGCAGCACGTCGTGCTCGTCGCAGGCCTCCCGCAGCACCCGCAGGTAGACCGGGTCGTGAAAGCGCATGCCGCCCGCGCCCTGCACCACCGGCTCCACGATGACGGCGGCCAGCTCGTGGGCGTGGCGCGCGATCGTCTCCCGCAGGTGCGCGGAGTACGCCGGGACGGCGTCCGTGTCGTAGTCGTGCGGGGGAGCGTCGGCGAAGACCTGCTGCGCCAGCACGCCCGACCACAGCTGGTGCATGCCGCCGTCGGGGTCGCACACGGCCATCGGCTGCCAGGTGTCACCGTGGTAGCCGCCGCGCCACGTCATCATGCGGCGCTTCTCCGGCCGGCCCAGCGAGCGCCAGTACTGCAGGCACATCTTCAGGGCCACCTCGACCGACACCGAGCCGGAGTCGGCGAGGAAGACGTGCTCCAGCCCCTCGGGGGTGATCTCCACCAGCCGGGACGCCAGCCGCACGGCGGGCTCGTGGGTGAGCCCGCCGAACATCACATGGCTCATCCGCCCCAGCTGCTCCTGGGCGGCGGCGTTGAGCACCGGGTGGTTGTAGCCGTGCACGGCCGACCACCACGACGACATCCCGTCCACCAGCTCGTGCGAGCCGTGGGCCTCCTCGGCCAGCCGCAGCCGGACGCCGGACGCGGACTCGACGATCAGCGGCTCCTGCCGGCCGGGCATCGGACCGTAGGGGTGCCAGACGTGCCGGCGGTCCAGGTCCAGCAGCTCGGCGGGGGCGAACGACTCAGGCATTGGGCGGCAGGTCCGTTCCCGCGCCACGGCGCCGCACGGCGACCAGGTCCGTGCGGGCCTCGCCCGCCGGCGCCGGCTCGGCCACCGCGTCCGCCACCGCGCCGCCGTCGCCGCACGGGCCGCAGCCGCCGCCCGTTCCGCAGCCACCCGCGCTCTCGGCCGCACCGTGCGAGCCGCAGCCGCCCGCGCCCGGACCGGCGCCGTGCGAGCCGCAGCCGGCGGCCGCCAGGGCGTCCGCCCGGTGCGTCGGCAGCGTCGTGGTGCCGGCGCCCTCGACCTCGAAACCGGCGTCCGCGATCATCGCCAGGTCGGCCTTGCCCTCCTGGCCCTCACTGGTCAGGTAGTCGCCCAGGAAGATCGAGTTGGCCAGGTGCAGGGCGAGCGGCTGCATCGAGCGCAGGTGCACCTCGCGCCCGCCGGCCAGCCGGACCTCCACGTCCGGGCAGACGAACCGCACCATCGCCAGGATCCGCAGGCAACGCTGCGGGGTGAGGTGCCACTCCTTCGCCAGCGGCGTCCCCTCGAAGGGGATGAGGAAGTTGACCGGCACCGAGTCCGGGTCCAGCTCGCGCAGCGAGAAGACCACGTCGACCAGGTCCTCGTCGCTCTCGCCCATGCCCGCGATCAGGCCCGAGCAGGCGGACATGCCCGCCGCCTGCGCCTGCTGCACGGTGTCGACCCGGTCGGCGTACGTATGGGTGGTGGTGATGTCGCCGTAGGTGGCTTCGGACGTGTTGAGGTTGTGGTTGTAGGCGTCGGCACCCGCGGCGCGCAGGCGCTCCGCCTGTCCCTCGGAGAGCAGGCCGAGGCAGGCGCACACCTCGACGTCCTCGTTCTGCTCCTTGATCGCCGCGATGGTCTTCGAGACGCGGTCCACGTCCCGGTCCGTCGGCCCGCGCCCGCTGGCGACCAGGCAGACCCGCTTCGCCCCGCCGGCCACGCCGGCGGCCGCCGCCTCGGACGCCTCCTCCGGCTTCAGCCAGGTGTACTTGAGGATCTCCGCCTTCGAGCCGAGCCGCTGCGAGCAGTAGGAGCAGTCCTCGGGGCACAGCCCGGACTTGAGGTTGACGAGATAGTTCAGTTTCACCCGTCGTCCGAACCACTCGCGGCGCACCCTGCCGGCCGCGGCCACCACGTCGAGCAGTTCGTCATCGGAGGTCGCCAGCACGGCGAGCGCCTCTTCGCGGGTCGGCAGCTCCCGCCGCAACCCCTTGTCCACCAGCGTGTTCAGCAGGTCCATGGCGCCGATCCTTGCTTACGCCACCGCTTCCGGCCAAGGAGAGATCGCACAACAGGGGCCGTTTGACGTGTGTGTATCGCCACATACTGTCCGGGCCGCTCGACGGCTACGTTTTATGCAAACCCACCAAACGACAGGGACGGCCGATGCCCCAGGACCCCTTCGACTGGATCGACGCCCAGCACGAGCGGCTCCGGGCCGCCGGCCTGGTCCGCACCCTCCGTCCCCGCTCCGCCGGGGCGGACCTCGTCGATCTGGCCGGCAACGACTACCTGGGCCTGACCCGCCACGCCGAGGTCGTCGAGGGCGCCGCCGAGGCCGCCCGCCGCTGGGGGGCGGGCGCCACCGGCTCCCGCCTGGTCACCGGCAGCACCGCCCTGCACGCCACGCTGGAACGCGAGCTGGCGGACTTCTGCGGCTTCGAGGCGGCGCTGGTCTTCTCCTCCGGCTACGCC is a window encoding:
- the bioB gene encoding biotin synthase BioB, which translates into the protein MDLLNTLVDKGLRRELPTREEALAVLATSDDELLDVVAAAGRVRREWFGRRVKLNYLVNLKSGLCPEDCSYCSQRLGSKAEILKYTWLKPEEASEAAAAGVAGGAKRVCLVASGRGPTDRDVDRVSKTIAAIKEQNEDVEVCACLGLLSEGQAERLRAAGADAYNHNLNTSEATYGDITTTHTYADRVDTVQQAQAAGMSACSGLIAGMGESDEDLVDVVFSLRELDPDSVPVNFLIPFEGTPLAKEWHLTPQRCLRILAMVRFVCPDVEVRLAGGREVHLRSMQPLALHLANSIFLGDYLTSEGQEGKADLAMIADAGFEVEGAGTTTLPTHRADALAAAGCGSHGAGPGAGGCGSHGAAESAGGCGTGGGCGPCGDGGAVADAVAEPAPAGEARTDLVAVRRRGAGTDLPPNA
- a CDS encoding adenosylmethionine--8-amino-7-oxononanoate transaminase, giving the protein MPESFAPAELLDLDRRHVWHPYGPMPGRQEPLIVESASGVRLRLAEEAHGSHELVDGMSSWWSAVHGYNHPVLNAAAQEQLGRMSHVMFGGLTHEPAVRLASRLVEITPEGLEHVFLADSGSVSVEVALKMCLQYWRSLGRPEKRRMMTWRGGYHGDTWQPMAVCDPDGGMHQLWSGVLAQQVFADAPPHDYDTDAVPAYSAHLRETIARHAHELAAVIVEPVVQGAGGMRFHDPVYLRVLREACDEHDVLLVFDEIATGFGRTGELFAADHARVTPDVMCLGKALTGGYVTLAATLCTPRVAEGISSGEVPVLAHGPTFMGNPLACAIANASIDLLLSQDWRTEVKRIEAGLRDALADAAPLRGVRDVRTLGAIGVVELDHEVDVAAATRAAVRAGVWLRPFRNLVYVMPPYVTGDEDVARIGAAVCAAAREG